A single window of Anomaloglossus baeobatrachus isolate aAnoBae1 chromosome 9, aAnoBae1.hap1, whole genome shotgun sequence DNA harbors:
- the LOC142250512 gene encoding ankyrin repeat and SOCS box protein 12-like, whose protein sequence is MLRYRGDEDDHAECFELHLAVEMDKPQHLSELLCQDRYKEFIESRRGWGVPVTLLRQAASQGSLECLKILLANGAEVDCLDVKAQTPLFAAVSAGHFECVRELLKAGANPCGSVYNNCTPVLTACRSGQDKILKELLDYGADANIKLKKPVMSTVLSTGCGGPLYLAAVYGRLECFRTLLLYGADPNYNCMDQELIRKMKRPVSVLEICLRHGCSPEFINLLIEFGAHVHVPNVQSYHPLVFRHSLELLEKEKECPKSLMFHCRVTIRRRLTQMGNLHLIDRLKIPQRIVKYLQHQKNECWTET, encoded by the exons ATGTTAAGATACAGAGGAGATGAAGATGACCACGCAGAGTGCTTTGAGCTGCACCTTGCAGTGGAGATGGACAAACCACAACACCTATCAGAGTTGCTGTGCCAGGACCGATATAAGGAATTTATAGAGAGCAGAAGAGGATGGGGTGTACCAGTCACTCTTCTTCGCCAGGCGGCTTCCCAGGGCTCTCTGGAGTGCCTGAAGATACTCCTCGCCAATGGGGCAGAAGTGGACTGCTTAGATGTAAAAGCACAGACTCCGCTCTTTGCCGCTGTGAGTGCTGGACACTTTGAATGTGTTCGGGAGTTATTAAAAGCTGGTGCCAACCCGTGTGGAAGTGTCTATAATAACTGCACTCCCGTGCTGACTGCATGTCGGAGTGGTCAAGACAAAATTCTGAAGGAGCTTCTGGATTATGGCGCAGATGCTAATATTAAGTTGAAAAAGCCAGTAATGAGCACTGTACTGAGCACAGGCTGTGGTGGACCCTTATACCTCGCTGCTGTGTATGGCCGGTTGGAATGCTTCAGGACTCTTCTCCTTTATGGAGCCGACCCTAATTATAATTGTATGGATCAGGAACTTATAAGAAAAATGAAGCGTCCTGTATCTGTCCTAGAGATATGTCTGAGGCATGGCTGTAGCCCAGAGTTTATAAATCTTCTCATAGAGTTTGGTGCACACGTACACGTACCCAACGTGCAGAGCTACCATCCATTGGTATTCCGCCACTCGTTGGAGCTTTTAGAGAAAGAAAAAG AGTGTCCCAAATCCCTGATGTTTCATTGTCGTGTAACCATAAGGAGAAGGCTAACCCAAATGGGAAATTTACATCTCATTGATCGGCTGAAGATCCCACAAAGGATAGTGAAATACTTACAGCACCAAAAGAACGAATGCTGGACAGAGACATAA